One segment of Argiope bruennichi chromosome 11, qqArgBrue1.1, whole genome shotgun sequence DNA contains the following:
- the LOC129956908 gene encoding peptidoglycan recognition protein-like: MKISQAFSLSWFTVFCYFKTACSCYLPYNRKPESQCDDLDRYMVDRTGWRAKDPSGVASCFSGPVDLVILHHTGTPPCTTTKSCSKAMRRIQDEHMNDKKWVDIGYHFAIGGDGLIYEGRPWYKMGAHTKHHNRRSIGIAFLGDYDKDCPNPSMLDLIPKLVYCGVEKGYISPSFKVIAHKDAYCSSCPGDALYAVIKQWPHYPKLIPIPTYTCEATTAAPEPETTTAPPTTTTTTTTEAPTTTTTTTTTTTTMAPTTTMAPTTTPAPTTTEAPATTEQPWYYYVLLSKMKVPWLPVYTAKQHKSIWR, translated from the exons atgaagATTTCTCAAGCTTTTTCGTTGAGTTGGTTTAcggtattttgttatttcaagaCGGCTTGTTCCTGCTATCTACCATATAACA ggAAGCCAGAGAGCCAATGCGATGACCTCGACAGATACATGGTGGACAGAACTGGGTGGAGAGCGAAAGACCCGTCGGGAGTGGCCAGTTGTTTTTCAGGCCCAGTAGACCTCGTCATTCTTCATCACACAGGAACTCCTCCCTGCACTACAACTAAATCATGTTCCAAAGCAATGAGGAGGATACAAGACGAACACATGAATGACAAAA AATGGGTAGACATTGGCTATCATTTCGCGATTGGAGGCGATGGACTGATCTACGAGGGCCGTCCCTGGTACAAGATGGGTGCCCATACCAAGCACCACAACAGGAGATCTATCGGCATAGCATTTCTCGGGGACTACGACAAGGATTGTCCAAATCCTTCCATGCTGGATCTTATTCCAAAACTAGTCTACTGTGGAGTGGAGAAA GGCTACATATCTCCATCCTTTAAAGTCATCGCACATAAAGATGCATATTGCTCATCATGCCCAGGTGATGCCCTGTACGCCGTCATAAAACAGTGGCCACATTATCCAAAACTTATACCCATTCCCACCTACACTTGCGAAGCTACAACCGCGGCTCCTGAACCAGAAACGACTACAGCGCCGCCTACTACAACGACTACAACTACTACAGAAGCGCCCACCACGACCACTACAAcaactactactactactacgaTGGCACCAACCACAACGATGGCACCAACGACAACTCCAGCACCAACGACTACAGAAGCGCCGGCAACAACCGAACAACCATGGTATTATTATGTGCTGCTGTCGAAAATGAAAGTTCCTTGGCTACCCGTGTACACTGCCAAACAACATAAAAGCATTTGGCGATGA